Proteins found in one Enterococcus sp. 9D6_DIV0238 genomic segment:
- a CDS encoding ECF transporter S component has translation MKQRSFLNRIKAQFTTKSLVLIPIAVGINLIGGTLCSALKLPLFLDMIGTIIIACLSGPWVAALCGFLTNVFLTLVANPVYFPYSVVSVLCGLVTGFMVKAGLFRNIWGAILTWLVCAFTNTVSASLITIFVYGGATGVNGSSLFTAALIATTKKIILSVLSTSMIENLVDKGIVFLIAYLLVQKIPKRFLSQYALGMNEDELEEDW, from the coding sequence ATGAAGCAGAGAAGTTTTCTAAATAGAATCAAGGCGCAGTTCACGACGAAATCGTTAGTTCTCATTCCCATAGCTGTAGGCATCAACCTGATTGGCGGAACGTTATGCTCAGCGTTAAAGCTGCCTTTGTTTTTAGATATGATCGGAACGATCATCATTGCTTGTCTCTCTGGACCTTGGGTTGCTGCTTTATGTGGTTTTTTGACAAATGTGTTTTTAACTTTAGTCGCTAATCCAGTTTATTTTCCTTATTCTGTCGTGAGTGTTTTATGTGGTCTGGTCACAGGCTTTATGGTCAAAGCGGGGTTGTTTCGAAATATTTGGGGAGCCATTTTGACTTGGCTTGTATGCGCCTTCACAAATACGGTATCTGCTTCGTTGATCACGATTTTTGTATACGGCGGTGCAACAGGTGTTAATGGCAGTTCGCTTTTTACAGCTGCATTGATTGCAACGACTAAGAAAATCATTCTATCGGTTTTATCGACATCTATGATTGAAAATTTGGTCGATAAAGGGATCGTTTTTCTGATCGCCTATCTTCTAGTACAAAAGATTCCAAAACGTTTCTTAAGTCAGTATGCACTTGGAATGAATGAAGATGAATTAGAAGAAGATTGGTAG
- a CDS encoding FUSC family protein — protein MKFKIGMRTFKTGISVFLCILVSILLKRETYVVAAITTVFSLREDMENTLKYGKHRITGNVMGAIMSVVVIAVFSVFGRTEIVQLIFIPTIIMVMIALLASISCHEGTVGACATLLTIVFMIPSDQSYGYAFDRVVDSFIGMGIALAVNYFIPLKLSRKKAVIPEDNEVAAE, from the coding sequence GTGAAGTTTAAAATTGGTATGCGTACATTTAAAACGGGGATCAGTGTGTTTCTTTGTATCCTTGTCAGTATTTTATTGAAACGTGAAACGTATGTCGTTGCGGCGATCACTACTGTATTCAGTCTAAGAGAAGACATGGAGAATACATTAAAATACGGCAAGCATCGAATTACTGGTAATGTAATGGGAGCGATCATGTCAGTTGTTGTGATTGCAGTGTTCAGTGTATTTGGACGAACCGAGATCGTTCAGCTGATCTTTATTCCAACGATCATTATGGTGATGATCGCACTGCTTGCTTCGATCAGCTGTCATGAAGGAACGGTCGGAGCTTGCGCGACGCTTTTGACGATCGTGTTTATGATTCCTTCTGATCAGTCTTATGGCTATGCGTTTGATCGTGTGGTGGATAGCTTTATTGGGATGGGAATTGCATTAGCAGTGAATTATTTTATTCCGTTAAAACTATCCAGAAAAAAGGCAGTGATCCCAGAGGACAATGAAGTCGCTGCAGAATAA
- a CDS encoding PfkB family carbohydrate kinase: MNIKDIAKLAGVSVSTVSKIVNQKDQSISHETRERVLKIVKEYNYAPYASSAGTPVKSWLLGVLLRSSTSLDATLDGIIQTAQKNGYSPLIFNNYDDKEQELKNITSLCKQNVDGVIWEPIDEESLSHLTHFEELAIPVLSTGENGGETSILFPYEKAAYHITQELIDQKHQKIACLLTPGRRTAAFLAGYKKCLFDNHMKLDPELIFFDFNENLNHKLNNRQITGVISSHYHKALEFYQLLHALSYKIPEDLSLISLKSERTEPLSLSELSEISTYTIRNADFGGYLCRQLINTIEKKSLETPTYFQDFSLDNRTTVSLPFNLNIPKIVVIGSINIDTYLTVPNLPDSGKTVSITGSSIYPGGKGVNQSIGAAKLGHRVALIGKIGSDLDSDYVYNTLNQFGVETLGIKRSNHTNTGKAYIFVETSGHSTISILPGANGIFTPEDIEDKKELFENTGYCLIQTEIPLNTVAKACSVAHQYGAKTILKPSAYGSIPKEVLSAIDILIPNEDELNELCPEYTTLEEKSDHLLTCGVDTIIVTLGEKGCYVKTAEWDDYVPAVDFPAIDSTGASDAFISALSSYLLYGYTLKDAVRIATYAAGFCISRDGVVSSLIDKHELEAHIKQKETHLIKE, from the coding sequence ATGAATATAAAAGACATCGCCAAATTAGCTGGTGTTTCTGTTTCTACCGTATCAAAAATCGTCAACCAAAAAGACCAAAGTATCAGCCATGAAACAAGAGAACGCGTGCTGAAAATCGTCAAAGAATATAATTATGCACCTTATGCTTCTTCTGCAGGTACACCAGTAAAATCATGGTTATTAGGCGTTTTACTCCGGTCTTCCACCTCATTGGATGCGACGTTAGACGGGATCATCCAGACCGCTCAAAAAAATGGCTACAGCCCATTGATCTTTAATAATTACGATGACAAGGAACAAGAATTAAAAAACATCACCTCTCTCTGCAAACAAAACGTCGACGGTGTCATCTGGGAGCCGATCGATGAAGAAAGTTTAAGCCACCTCACCCATTTTGAAGAACTAGCTATTCCTGTCCTAAGTACTGGAGAAAATGGTGGCGAAACATCGATTTTGTTTCCTTACGAAAAAGCAGCCTATCATATCACACAAGAGTTGATCGATCAAAAACATCAAAAAATCGCCTGTTTACTGACACCCGGCAGACGTACCGCAGCCTTCTTAGCTGGCTATAAAAAATGTTTGTTCGATAATCATATGAAACTTGACCCAGAGTTAATCTTCTTCGATTTCAATGAGAACTTAAACCATAAATTAAATAACAGACAGATTACAGGTGTGATTTCTTCTCACTATCATAAGGCATTAGAATTTTACCAACTACTCCACGCACTAAGTTACAAAATTCCGGAGGATCTTTCGCTGATCTCACTAAAAAGCGAACGGACTGAGCCGTTATCATTAAGTGAGTTATCTGAAATCTCTACATATACGATTCGAAATGCTGATTTTGGCGGCTATCTTTGTCGGCAATTGATCAATACCATAGAAAAAAAATCATTGGAAACACCGACTTATTTTCAAGATTTTTCGTTGGATAATCGTACAACCGTCAGCTTGCCCTTCAATTTGAATATTCCTAAAATCGTAGTGATTGGAAGTATCAATATCGATACTTATTTGACCGTGCCAAATCTGCCGGACAGTGGGAAAACAGTCTCGATCACAGGTTCTTCGATCTATCCAGGAGGAAAAGGGGTGAACCAATCGATCGGTGCTGCTAAATTAGGGCATCGGGTTGCGTTGATCGGCAAAATCGGATCGGACCTTGATTCTGATTATGTGTATAATACATTGAACCAATTTGGCGTTGAAACATTAGGGATCAAGCGAAGTAATCATACAAATACAGGAAAAGCGTATATCTTTGTAGAAACGAGCGGCCACTCCACTATCTCGATCCTCCCTGGTGCCAATGGCATTTTTACACCAGAAGATATCGAAGATAAAAAAGAGTTGTTCGAAAACACAGGCTATTGCCTGATTCAAACAGAAATTCCACTGAACACCGTCGCTAAAGCGTGTTCAGTAGCACACCAATATGGCGCAAAAACAATTTTAAAACCTTCAGCTTATGGCAGTATTCCTAAAGAGGTTCTTTCTGCGATCGATATCTTGATTCCAAATGAAGATGAGCTGAACGAACTATGTCCTGAATACACTACTTTAGAAGAAAAGTCCGATCATCTCCTAACATGCGGTGTCGATACGATCATTGTCACGTTAGGCGAAAAAGGTTGTTACGTTAAAACAGCCGAATGGGATGACTATGTTCCGGCTGTTGATTTTCCAGCAATCGATAGCACAGGAGCAAGTGATGCGTTTATCAGTGCCCTTTCTTCCTACTTGCTTTATGGTTATACATTGAAGGATGCTGTTCGTATCGCTACGTATGCTGCCGGCTTTTGTATTTCTCGTGACGGTGTGGTTTCTTCATTGATCGACAAGCACGAATTGGAAGCACACATTAAACAAAAAGAAACACATTTAATCAAAGAATAG
- a CDS encoding DMT family transporter codes for MDTTAQKRVPTKMMIAIAAIVTNVIWGTPFKLIKIMNDEMGISRDALGDNYIGQVLATISIRFFIAGIMTLIFAMFIKQNIFKVTKTQWKEVVIMGLLSTTAAYFFFNIGNVNISSTINSTILAQSTIFFAAILAHFAYKNDKLTVPKVVALVIGFAGLIISQLTGGTTINDMFEFALTGEGFMLIYGLIAALATMLAKKIGSTLNSFVMTGWNLIIGSVFLFVIGLFMGGTLSYINWTPLGVVLLIILAAASAIPFSLWYWCAQYANLGEITVYKFIMPISGSLLAVILGERFTMPLAFGLILVCLSIILINRPPKSFQALTKFTKKESESV; via the coding sequence ATGGACACAACGGCTCAAAAAAGAGTACCAACAAAAATGATGATTGCCATTGCAGCTATTGTAACGAATGTCATTTGGGGAACACCATTTAAACTAATCAAAATCATGAATGATGAGATGGGAATTTCCAGAGATGCTTTAGGAGATAATTATATTGGACAGGTTTTGGCAACGATCAGTATTCGCTTTTTTATTGCAGGGATCATGACATTGATTTTTGCGATGTTTATTAAACAAAATATTTTTAAGGTGACAAAAACCCAATGGAAAGAAGTTGTGATCATGGGGCTCTTGTCTACAACGGCTGCATATTTCTTTTTTAATATCGGGAATGTGAATATTTCTTCAACGATCAACTCAACGATTCTTGCGCAATCCACAATTTTTTTTGCAGCGATTTTAGCTCATTTTGCGTATAAAAATGACAAATTGACTGTGCCGAAAGTAGTTGCCTTGGTGATTGGTTTCGCTGGATTGATCATTTCTCAGCTGACTGGTGGAACAACGATCAACGATATGTTTGAATTTGCTTTAACAGGGGAAGGGTTCATGTTGATTTATGGATTGATCGCGGCACTGGCTACGATGTTAGCGAAAAAAATCGGTTCTACGCTGAATTCATTTGTAATGACGGGCTGGAATTTGATTATTGGTTCTGTTTTTTTATTTGTCATTGGTTTATTTATGGGCGGGACCTTAAGTTATATCAACTGGACGCCATTAGGTGTGGTGTTATTGATTATTTTAGCTGCTGCATCAGCGATTCCATTTAGCCTATGGTACTGGTGTGCGCAGTATGCTAATCTAGGAGAGATCACTGTTTATAAATTTATCATGCCGATTTCTGGCAGCTTACTAGCAGTTATTTTAGGTGAACGTTTCACGATGCCTTTAGCATTTGGATTGATTTTAGTTTGTTTATCGATCATTTTGATCAATCGGCCGCCAAAATCATTTCAGGCATTAACAAAATTTACCAAAAAAGAAAGCGAATCAGTTTAG
- the proC gene encoding pyrroline-5-carboxylate reductase, with the protein MKIGFIGTGNMAGAIVQGITAKNFVKGKDVYLFDVLTDKVKELAAQVDGNVCSSAGEVIEQVDAIVLSVKPNIIQKVVEETKSVVLKKKPLLISIAAGTTLDKLEGLVGTSTLPIIRVMPNVNAMIGLGAAAVAGNQNTSKEQIQYVVDLFNAVGKAWEVEEKDFSAYTAVAGSSPAYAYLFIDSIARAGVKHGLTKEKALEYAAQAVLGSAQMIIDSDENPWTLIDRVCSPGGTTVAGLLALEEEAFIATVVKGIDATVARDEEMKKL; encoded by the coding sequence ATGAAAATTGGATTCATTGGAACAGGAAATATGGCAGGAGCAATCGTACAAGGCATCACTGCTAAAAACTTTGTTAAGGGAAAAGACGTTTATCTGTTTGATGTTTTGACGGATAAAGTTAAAGAGTTAGCGGCTCAAGTTGATGGAAATGTTTGCTCTTCTGCTGGAGAAGTGATTGAGCAAGTAGATGCTATCGTACTTTCAGTTAAACCAAATATTATTCAAAAAGTTGTAGAAGAAACAAAATCAGTCGTATTAAAGAAAAAACCACTATTGATTTCGATTGCTGCAGGTACGACGTTGGATAAACTGGAAGGATTGGTTGGTACAAGTACATTACCGATTATTCGAGTAATGCCAAACGTTAATGCAATGATCGGTTTAGGAGCTGCGGCAGTAGCTGGAAATCAAAATACTTCAAAAGAACAGATACAATACGTTGTTGACTTGTTCAATGCTGTAGGAAAAGCTTGGGAAGTTGAAGAAAAAGACTTTTCAGCCTATACGGCTGTGGCAGGAAGTTCACCTGCCTATGCATATTTATTTATTGACAGTATTGCTCGAGCAGGAGTCAAACATGGTTTGACGAAAGAAAAAGCATTGGAATATGCGGCTCAAGCTGTTCTAGGTAGTGCACAAATGATCATAGATTCAGATGAAAATCCTTGGACTTTGATCGATCGTGTATGTTCTCCAGGAGGGACTACAGTTGCGGGACTACTGGCTTTGGAGGAAGAAGCATTTATTGCGACAGTGGTAAAAGGAATCGATGCGACAGTTGCTCGCGATGAGGAAATGAAAAAACTGTAA
- the coaC gene encoding phosphopantothenoylcysteine decarboxylase, whose product MKTILLGVSGSISAYKSADITSQLTKLGYNVEVIMTTNSTKFITPLTLQSLSKNPVHTNVMEEIAPDKINHIELAKKADLFLVAPASANIIAKLANGIADDMLSTVALALKEEVPKMIAPAMNTYMYQNPITQRNLKTLKEVGYQEIEPREALLACGDFGRGALATVEEVVAKASELLAK is encoded by the coding sequence ATGAAAACCATTCTGTTAGGTGTTTCAGGCAGTATTTCTGCCTATAAATCAGCGGATATCACTAGTCAATTAACGAAATTGGGCTATAATGTGGAAGTCATCATGACAACAAACAGCACCAAATTCATCACGCCTTTGACGTTGCAATCTCTTTCTAAAAACCCTGTGCACACAAATGTCATGGAAGAAATTGCGCCAGATAAAATCAATCATATCGAACTAGCAAAAAAAGCCGATCTATTCCTTGTAGCGCCAGCTTCTGCGAATATCATTGCTAAGCTTGCTAACGGGATCGCAGATGATATGCTTTCAACCGTTGCTTTAGCCTTGAAAGAAGAAGTGCCAAAGATGATCGCACCAGCAATGAATACCTATATGTATCAAAATCCGATCACACAACGGAATCTAAAAACACTAAAAGAAGTTGGCTACCAAGAAATCGAGCCTCGCGAAGCATTACTGGCTTGCGGTGATTTTGGTCGCGGCGCTTTAGCGACTGTTGAAGAAGTCGTGGCAAAAGCCAGTGAACTTTTAGCGAAATAA
- the coaB gene encoding phosphopantothenate--cysteine ligase: MNILITAGGTSEKIDNVRSITNHSTGRLGKIIAETFLAQGHHVTYVTTAQAVRPAEQEKLTIVPIETTKDLQEALLEQFDQTAFDSVIHSMAVSDFTTETTLSEEEFIEQLSAKLVELEQPTKQQLKEFLHQGLAEIGETVQDQKKIPSKTDRLLLFLKKNPKIIAMLREKQPQAIVVGFKLLVGVSEEELIQVGQTILEKNHCDFILANDLETIQGDQHKGILIDATGQTQTAQTKAEIARLIVENVENKWRNKK; the protein is encoded by the coding sequence ATGAATATATTGATTACTGCAGGTGGAACTTCTGAAAAAATAGACAACGTCCGTTCCATTACCAATCATTCGACTGGACGCTTAGGTAAAATCATCGCTGAAACATTTTTAGCACAAGGTCATCACGTAACCTATGTCACCACAGCTCAAGCTGTCCGACCTGCTGAACAGGAAAAATTAACGATCGTTCCCATTGAAACGACGAAAGACTTACAAGAAGCGTTGCTTGAACAATTTGACCAGACCGCTTTTGACAGTGTGATCCATAGCATGGCTGTGAGCGATTTTACGACTGAAACAACCCTATCAGAAGAAGAATTTATCGAGCAGCTTTCTGCAAAATTAGTTGAGTTGGAACAACCAACGAAGCAACAACTAAAAGAATTTTTGCATCAAGGTTTAGCTGAAATTGGCGAAACGGTTCAGGATCAGAAAAAGATTCCTTCAAAAACAGATCGTCTCTTGCTTTTTTTAAAGAAAAACCCTAAAATAATTGCAATGCTTCGCGAAAAACAACCGCAGGCAATAGTAGTTGGTTTTAAACTTTTAGTTGGCGTTTCAGAAGAAGAGCTGATCCAAGTCGGTCAAACGATTCTTGAAAAAAATCACTGCGATTTTATTTTAGCCAATGATTTAGAAACGATCCAAGGTGATCAGCACAAAGGCATTTTGATCGATGCTACTGGGCAAACACAAACTGCTCAAACCAAAGCCGAGATCGCACGACTGATCGTCGAGAATGTCGAAAATAAATGGAGGAATAAAAAATGA
- a CDS encoding energy-coupling factor transporter transmembrane component T: MKLSNTFVEKDTMIEKINPLTKILAVFCFGLGTLLFPKLWLGFGLIICLFFIAYLGKLLKPFTRLMLGFGLPISLMLLFIQGFYGVNNKTVIADFGFAELGLEGVLYALKIVTTLLVFLGSFYLMNQTTETGKLVAALTNSGLPPKAGYLVLATLNVVPQMQRRMNVIQEAQEARGVEIKGRLVARIKAYLPLLGPVIMSSLTDAQERGMTLETRGFGIKGVKQTSYVQVKTTKIDKIINILLVLFLIFVILASIWMK, encoded by the coding sequence ATGAAGCTGTCAAATACCTTTGTAGAAAAAGATACAATGATCGAAAAGATAAATCCGTTGACGAAGATCCTTGCTGTCTTTTGTTTTGGATTAGGTACGCTGTTATTTCCCAAATTATGGTTAGGGTTTGGACTTATTATTTGTTTATTTTTCATTGCTTATTTAGGGAAATTACTGAAACCGTTTACTCGTTTGATGCTGGGCTTCGGGCTGCCGATCAGTTTGATGCTGCTTTTTATTCAGGGTTTTTACGGCGTAAATAATAAAACAGTCATTGCTGATTTTGGCTTTGCTGAGCTAGGCTTAGAAGGTGTGCTGTATGCGCTAAAAATAGTGACGACATTATTAGTATTTCTAGGATCCTTTTATTTGATGAATCAAACCACTGAGACAGGAAAATTAGTTGCAGCATTGACGAACAGCGGCTTACCGCCTAAAGCAGGCTATTTGGTTTTAGCAACGTTGAATGTCGTACCGCAAATGCAGCGGAGAATGAATGTGATCCAAGAAGCGCAAGAAGCGAGAGGCGTCGAGATCAAAGGACGGTTAGTCGCAAGGATCAAGGCTTACTTGCCGCTTTTAGGTCCTGTGATCATGTCTTCGCTGACGGATGCACAAGAAAGAGGAATGACGCTGGAAACAAGAGGATTTGGTATTAAAGGAGTCAAGCAAACAAGCTATGTCCAAGTAAAAACGACAAAAATAGACAAGATCATCAACATCTTGCTGGTACTCTTTTTAATTTTTGTGATTCTAGCATCTATATGGATGAAATAA
- a CDS encoding oxidoreductase has product MKTFSGFVVNDIDQTFQTEVADTTIDVLSAGDVTIQVAYSSVNYKDSLAAKQNGGVIRHYPMIPGIDLSGTVLTTTDARFKEGQEVLVTGYGLGVTHTGGFAQIARVPADWVVPLPTGLSLKEAMIFGTAGFTAALSVQALENHGLSQNKEATILVSGATGGVGSLSIAMLKQLGYKNIIALSRKKEAEASLKNIGASQVLLVEDFLPEKIKPLSKQTIDFVIDTVGGDITAALLAQLRYGGSIAICGNAASITLNTTVLPFILRGINLLGIDSVNVPMEPRTAIWQRLATDLNVSQHELTQEITLEQLPNTLEQLQKGTHIGRTIIKMN; this is encoded by the coding sequence ATGAAAACATTTTCTGGATTTGTCGTAAATGACATCGATCAAACATTCCAAACAGAGGTAGCTGATACTACGATCGATGTGTTATCTGCTGGTGACGTTACGATACAAGTAGCTTATTCATCGGTCAACTATAAAGATTCTTTAGCAGCAAAACAAAATGGCGGGGTGATCCGTCATTATCCTATGATTCCCGGTATCGATCTAAGCGGCACTGTCTTAACTACAACTGATGCTCGCTTCAAAGAAGGACAAGAGGTTTTAGTCACAGGCTATGGTCTAGGCGTGACACATACTGGCGGGTTCGCTCAAATTGCTCGTGTTCCAGCAGATTGGGTCGTTCCTTTACCTACTGGTTTAAGTCTAAAGGAAGCTATGATTTTCGGTACTGCTGGTTTTACTGCAGCCTTATCTGTTCAAGCACTAGAAAATCATGGGTTGAGCCAGAACAAAGAAGCGACAATTTTAGTGTCTGGTGCTACAGGTGGTGTCGGCAGCTTGTCGATTGCGATGCTGAAGCAATTAGGCTATAAAAACATCATTGCATTAAGTCGAAAAAAAGAAGCAGAAGCATCATTAAAGAACATCGGTGCCTCTCAAGTACTGCTTGTTGAGGATTTCCTGCCTGAAAAAATCAAGCCTTTATCAAAACAAACCATCGATTTTGTGATCGACACCGTTGGCGGAGATATCACAGCTGCACTATTGGCGCAATTGCGTTATGGCGGAAGCATTGCCATCTGCGGCAATGCAGCAAGTATCACACTAAACACCACTGTCTTACCGTTTATCTTACGAGGTATCAATTTGTTAGGCATCGATTCAGTCAATGTGCCAATGGAACCGCGCACAGCGATCTGGCAACGTTTGGCGACAGATTTGAATGTAAGCCAACACGAACTGACACAAGAAATCACGTTAGAGCAATTGCCAAATACGTTGGAGCAATTACAAAAAGGCACACACATTGGCCGCACCATCATAAAAATGAACTAA
- a CDS encoding ECF transporter S component, giving the protein MKNTKTFTLTAMFLAILILLSAVPFLGFIPIGPINATTMHIPVIIASIILGPRIGAFLGGVFGVISMIRSTVVLSPLSFVFSPFIPVIGTNQGSWKAIVIAMVPRILIGVVPYFVFMGLKKVTKNKPTSQSISLFIAGFLGSATNTILVMNLIYFLFKDAYAETIGASGAAVYTAILTVIFTSGIVEAIVAAIATVAVTSVLLRLVKTNATQKL; this is encoded by the coding sequence ATGAAAAATACAAAAACATTTACATTGACTGCGATGTTCTTAGCAATTTTGATCTTATTATCAGCAGTTCCCTTTCTGGGCTTCATTCCGATCGGTCCGATCAATGCAACAACGATGCATATTCCTGTCATTATCGCTTCGATCATTTTAGGTCCAAGAATCGGTGCTTTTCTAGGCGGTGTCTTCGGTGTGATCAGTATGATCCGCAGTACAGTAGTCTTATCTCCACTGTCGTTTGTTTTCTCACCGTTTATTCCGGTGATTGGAACAAACCAAGGCAGCTGGAAAGCGATCGTGATCGCAATGGTGCCGAGGATTTTGATCGGCGTCGTCCCTTATTTCGTCTTTATGGGGCTAAAAAAAGTAACTAAAAATAAACCAACATCACAATCGATCAGTTTATTTATCGCTGGATTCTTAGGGTCTGCGACAAATACGATCTTAGTCATGAACTTGATTTATTTTCTCTTTAAAGATGCATATGCGGAGACGATCGGCGCAAGCGGTGCTGCTGTGTACACTGCGATTCTGACGGTGATTTTTACAAGCGGGATTGTGGAAGCAATTGTAGCGGCGATTGCTACGGTGGCCGTAACTTCGGTTTTATTGCGGTTAGTGAAGACCAATGCTACACAGAAACTATAA